One Burkholderia thailandensis E264 genomic window carries:
- a CDS encoding acyl-homoserine-lactone synthase yields the protein MIDTTVISAAQLDSTVKAALGNYRRAIFIEKLGWPLPLVDGLEIDQFDRPDTIYVVGKTESGDICGCARLLPTTKPYLLGEVFADLMGDAPPPCCADVWEISRFSSSILSGGPDALQRAHRNTRILLAQIVHFAQAAGVKRLITVSPLAVERLLNRLKVHIHRAGPPRLIDGKPVFACWIEVDDITLDALGVEPAASPAGAPLRHS from the coding sequence ATGATCGACACGACCGTCATAAGCGCCGCGCAACTGGATTCCACCGTCAAGGCAGCACTCGGCAATTATCGTCGGGCGATATTCATCGAGAAACTCGGCTGGCCATTGCCGTTGGTCGACGGACTCGAAATCGATCAATTCGACCGCCCCGATACGATCTACGTCGTCGGCAAGACGGAGTCCGGCGATATTTGCGGATGCGCGCGCCTGCTGCCCACCACGAAGCCCTACCTGCTCGGCGAGGTGTTCGCCGACCTGATGGGCGATGCGCCGCCGCCCTGCTGCGCGGACGTGTGGGAAATCTCGCGATTTTCGTCGTCGATCCTGTCCGGCGGGCCGGATGCGCTGCAGCGGGCTCACCGCAATACGCGCATCCTGCTCGCGCAAATCGTCCACTTCGCGCAGGCTGCCGGCGTCAAGCGCCTGATCACCGTTTCTCCGCTCGCGGTCGAGCGTCTGCTCAATCGCCTGAAAGTCCATATTCACCGTGCGGGACCGCCGCGGCTGATCGACGGCAAGCCGGTGTTCGCGTGCTGGATCGAGGTGGACGACATCACGCTCGATGC
- a CDS encoding DUF4902 domain-containing protein, whose protein sequence is MSLAPTFAAADDQILSEIWDLGICALRAGYCEWSDAHWPAPTSLGWSWFVDVEKTLRIVPDSLASNLMIISAEGYDLGPENTRRFLLDWIAKFDWRGLLAPLIQD, encoded by the coding sequence GTGTCGCTCGCGCCGACGTTCGCGGCCGCGGACGATCAGATCCTCTCGGAAATCTGGGACCTCGGCATCTGCGCGCTGCGCGCCGGCTATTGCGAATGGAGCGACGCGCATTGGCCCGCGCCGACATCGCTCGGCTGGTCGTGGTTCGTCGACGTCGAGAAAACGCTGCGCATCGTCCCGGACAGCCTGGCATCGAATCTGATGATTATCAGCGCCGAAGGCTATGATCTCGGCCCGGAAAATACCCGGCGATTTCTATTGGATTGGATTGCCAAATTCGATTGGCGCGGATTGCTCGCCCCGTTGATTCAGGATTGA
- a CDS encoding cation:proton antiporter, which translates to MVMWLLQLALIIAVCACFGWLAQRVGQSKVVGELAAGIALGPAALGAIDSNFYATVFGPGASTGMAQLGEVGVIALMFQIGLHMNLGGASTLRSLRTMPPAVVVAGIGMLLPMAGGIAIGYLSHGALAPRIAALPYVLFCGVALSVSALPVMARIVMDMELVDAPPSLLALSAAMLTDLAGWIMLAFVSAIAVAGADASGPSHIVAGIAVFLLLAKLVARFVVSPLAADAAKRASPAKLMSVVVPYVLVCAWATTAIGVHSAFGALLAAVMLRGVPGLQAQWERQMEGFVNAVLLPVFFVYSGLRVTFDSFDGASPWLWFVPFLCVAFVGKFGGAYLGARICGMNRGDAALVGSLMNTRGLVELVVLSAGLQIHALSQSAYAVLLLVALTTTAMTTPFVRLWRRAVLRPA; encoded by the coding sequence ATGGTTATGTGGTTATTGCAGCTCGCCTTGATCATCGCCGTGTGCGCCTGCTTCGGTTGGCTCGCACAGCGCGTCGGGCAATCGAAAGTGGTCGGCGAACTGGCTGCGGGCATCGCGCTCGGCCCGGCGGCCCTGGGCGCGATCGATTCGAACTTCTACGCAACCGTCTTCGGCCCGGGCGCGTCTACCGGGATGGCGCAACTGGGCGAGGTCGGCGTGATCGCGCTGATGTTTCAGATCGGACTGCACATGAACCTCGGCGGGGCGTCGACGCTGCGGTCGCTGAGAACCATGCCGCCCGCGGTCGTGGTCGCCGGAATCGGCATGCTGCTGCCGATGGCGGGCGGCATCGCGATCGGCTATCTGTCCCACGGCGCGCTCGCGCCGCGGATCGCCGCGCTGCCCTATGTGCTCTTTTGCGGCGTCGCGCTATCGGTTTCCGCGCTGCCGGTGATGGCGAGAATCGTCATGGACATGGAGCTCGTCGACGCGCCGCCGTCGCTGCTCGCGTTGTCGGCCGCGATGCTGACCGACCTGGCGGGCTGGATCATGCTCGCGTTCGTTTCGGCCATCGCGGTTGCCGGCGCGGATGCGTCGGGGCCATCGCATATCGTCGCCGGCATCGCCGTGTTCCTGCTGCTGGCGAAGCTGGTCGCGCGGTTCGTCGTCTCGCCGCTCGCCGCCGACGCGGCGAAGCGGGCGTCGCCCGCGAAGCTGATGAGCGTCGTCGTTCCCTACGTGCTGGTTTGCGCGTGGGCGACGACGGCGATCGGCGTGCACAGCGCGTTCGGCGCGCTGCTCGCCGCCGTGATGCTGCGCGGCGTGCCCGGGCTGCAGGCGCAGTGGGAGCGGCAGATGGAAGGCTTCGTGAACGCGGTGCTGCTGCCCGTGTTCTTCGTCTATTCGGGGTTGCGGGTCACCTTCGACAGCTTCGACGGCGCGTCGCCGTGGCTGTGGTTCGTGCCGTTCCTGTGCGTCGCGTTCGTCGGCAAGTTCGGCGGTGCGTATCTCGGCGCGCGGATCTGCGGGATGAACCGGGGAGATGCGGCGCTCGTCGGCTCGCTGATGAACACGCGCGGGCTCGTCGAGCTGGTCGTGCTGTCGGCGGGGCTGCAGATCCATGCGCTATCGCAGAGCGCCTACGCGGTGCTGCTGCTCGTCGCGCTGACCACGACGGCGATGACGACACCGTTCGTTCGCTTGTGGCGGCGCGCGGTATTGCGTCCGGCTTGA
- a CDS encoding alpha/beta fold hydrolase — translation MNRRSIIADDGRELNAFVYGANPDAPAVVVVLPFGARHAMLSRFYDALQSRFTVVTWESRFVLDVDRDDDDAGIAAQTHARDLASVIRATTGRGRNVPVDVVAYCSGAGVALLAAHHHPDAISRIVLVSGEYLLPAAVAAPTDIQRQMDIFLSLAARSRAIAGSIQEKIAAAQERGQTEFQAHLSEPFSSDLHLHRYGINYLSYRDVDMIEVAKQVSHPVLSIVSTEDMHVGPAGSLEISRLLRRCVRNVSVAGDHYEICRGNADIVKSVVEFLDADEPTLRETP, via the coding sequence ATGAACAGAAGATCGATCATCGCCGACGACGGACGCGAGCTGAACGCATTCGTCTACGGCGCCAATCCCGATGCGCCGGCCGTCGTGGTCGTGCTGCCGTTCGGCGCCCGGCACGCGATGCTGAGCAGGTTCTACGACGCGCTTCAATCCCGCTTCACCGTCGTGACGTGGGAATCGCGATTCGTGCTGGATGTCGATCGGGACGACGACGATGCCGGCATCGCCGCGCAGACGCATGCGCGCGATCTGGCGAGCGTCATTCGGGCGACGACGGGGCGCGGCCGGAACGTCCCTGTCGACGTGGTCGCCTACTGCTCGGGCGCGGGCGTCGCGCTGCTGGCCGCGCACCATCATCCGGACGCGATCTCGCGCATCGTGCTCGTGAGCGGTGAATATCTGCTGCCGGCCGCCGTCGCGGCGCCCACCGACATCCAGCGCCAGATGGACATCTTCCTGTCGCTCGCGGCGCGCAGCCGTGCGATCGCCGGCTCGATCCAGGAGAAGATCGCGGCGGCGCAGGAGCGGGGGCAGACCGAATTCCAAGCGCATCTGTCCGAGCCGTTTTCATCGGACCTGCACCTCCATCGATACGGGATCAACTACCTGTCGTATCGCGACGTCGACATGATCGAAGTGGCGAAGCAGGTCTCGCATCCGGTGCTGTCGATCGTTTCGACGGAGGACATGCACGTCGGTCCGGCCGGATCGCTCGAGATATCCCGCCTATTGCGTCGTTGCGTGCGCAACGTTTCCGTGGCGGGTGACCATTATGAAATCTGCCGGGGCAACGCCGACATCGTCAAAAGCGTCGTCGAGTTTTTGGACGCCGACGAACCGACGCTTCGCGAGACGCCCTGA
- the bpsR2 gene encoding N-acyl-homoserine lactone dependent regulator BpsR2, which yields MHDFLQFWLNEFSRSENPQHVNSVLTRAAATLGYEYAAYGMRRPFPISNPQILMVSNYPDRWQERYIEARFANVDSAVKAALGSDRPVTWSASTNASKSAFWAEALSFGIAHGWSSASRGADGTIGVLSLSRRQDAIDTAEKFRNESIVHWLANVAHASMAPFLPAADEFDPDLTRRETDVLKWTADGKTAYEIALILSISESTVNFHVKNIVSKLGSTNKIQAVAKAALMGML from the coding sequence ATGCACGATTTTCTTCAATTTTGGCTAAACGAATTTTCCCGCAGTGAGAACCCACAGCACGTCAATTCCGTCTTGACCCGCGCGGCCGCCACCCTGGGCTACGAATACGCCGCCTACGGCATGCGCCGCCCTTTTCCGATCAGCAATCCGCAGATCCTCATGGTGTCGAACTATCCCGACCGGTGGCAGGAGCGCTACATCGAAGCGCGATTCGCCAACGTCGACAGCGCGGTCAAGGCCGCGCTCGGCAGCGACCGGCCGGTGACCTGGTCCGCATCGACCAACGCGTCGAAGAGCGCGTTCTGGGCCGAGGCGCTGTCGTTCGGCATCGCTCACGGCTGGTCGTCCGCGTCGAGGGGCGCGGACGGCACGATCGGCGTGCTGTCGTTGTCGAGAAGGCAGGACGCGATCGACACGGCCGAGAAATTCCGCAACGAGAGCATCGTCCATTGGCTCGCCAACGTCGCCCATGCGTCGATGGCGCCGTTCCTGCCCGCCGCCGACGAATTCGATCCGGACCTCACGCGCCGGGAAACCGATGTGTTGAAGTGGACGGCCGACGGCAAGACGGCGTACGAAATCGCGCTGATTCTCAGCATCTCGGAAAGCACCGTCAATTTTCACGTGAAGAACATCGTCTCCAAGCTGGGCTCCACGAACAAGATACAGGCGGTGGCCAAGGCGGCGCTGATGGGCATGCTGTGA